The proteins below are encoded in one region of bacterium:
- the rnr gene encoding ribonuclease R, with protein MARKRAWELHDPEARAEARNYAQPVPSRTYIRQFLEKRGVPMPFDDLAEAFALDRRERKALGVRLKAMVRDGQLIQNRREGYCLVDRIALVTGIVSAHRDGFGYVVPDQDGADDVFLSPRAMRELMHGDRVAVRIRGHDRRGRPEGSLVEVLERNTSSVVGKYRLKRGVGFVVPENPRMLHRIVVPADAAGSARPGQIVLAKITAQPTRHSQPIGQIVRVLGRPNAPGIEIEIAIHAHGLPTEWPKTVERAVRRLGKEVPGQAKRGREDLRHLPLVTIDGADARDFDDAVYCEPTASGWRLFVAIADVAHYVEFGSPLDQEAQSRGTSVYFTRRVLPMLPEQLSNGLCSLNPKVDRLCMVCEMRVARDGKVSRPRFFEGVMRSHARLTYEEVAAMLFDGNAGLRRKHAQLLPHLEDLDDVFRALLAQRRKRGAIDFEIPEAYVELGEDRRIEAISTYERNDAHRMIEECMIAANVSAARFLDRHKLPTLYRVHDKPTAERFKELQTFLATFGVPFPRVKDLQPRHFAQVLERVKGKPHHSLVETVLLRSMSRAAYQPDNLGHFGLALPKYVHFTSPIRRYPDLLVHRAIKHALLGKKPESFAYTPKEMGQLGRHCSMTEKRADDATREAIAWLKCEFMLDKIGDVFDGVITGVTNFGVFVQLEDVFVEGLVHVTSLENDYYEFDASRHRLLGARTKKVYQLAAPLRVRVTNVDMEQRRIDFEPVQPTGRSRAKRSPGKKPDRVSPGRRRNRRPKRARG; from the coding sequence ATGGCGAGAAAACGCGCGTGGGAACTTCATGATCCGGAGGCGAGGGCCGAGGCGCGAAACTACGCACAACCGGTGCCCAGCCGAACCTACATCCGGCAATTCCTCGAGAAGCGAGGCGTTCCCATGCCATTCGACGACCTGGCCGAGGCGTTCGCGCTCGATCGTCGAGAGCGGAAAGCCCTTGGCGTCCGCCTGAAGGCCATGGTTCGTGATGGCCAGCTCATCCAGAACCGTCGAGAAGGGTATTGCCTCGTCGATCGGATTGCCCTCGTCACCGGCATCGTAAGCGCTCACCGGGACGGGTTCGGATATGTCGTTCCAGATCAAGACGGGGCGGACGATGTCTTCCTCTCGCCGCGCGCCATGCGCGAGCTGATGCACGGGGATCGGGTGGCGGTTCGCATCCGTGGGCACGATCGCCGCGGGCGGCCGGAAGGATCGCTCGTCGAGGTGCTCGAACGAAACACCAGCTCGGTGGTCGGCAAGTACCGCCTGAAGCGTGGGGTCGGGTTCGTGGTGCCGGAGAACCCCCGCATGCTGCATCGGATCGTCGTCCCGGCCGACGCAGCAGGCAGCGCAAGGCCCGGGCAGATCGTGCTGGCGAAGATCACGGCGCAGCCGACACGACATTCTCAACCCATCGGGCAGATCGTCAGGGTGCTCGGCAGGCCCAACGCGCCCGGTATCGAGATCGAAATTGCGATCCATGCTCACGGCCTTCCCACGGAATGGCCCAAGACCGTGGAGAGAGCCGTCCGGCGCCTGGGGAAAGAAGTTCCAGGGCAGGCAAAGCGCGGGCGCGAGGATCTTCGACACCTCCCGCTGGTCACGATTGACGGTGCGGATGCGAGGGACTTCGATGACGCAGTCTACTGCGAGCCCACGGCCTCGGGCTGGCGGCTATTCGTGGCGATCGCCGATGTCGCACACTATGTGGAGTTCGGGTCGCCACTCGACCAGGAGGCGCAAAGCCGTGGGACTTCGGTCTACTTCACGCGCCGAGTCCTCCCGATGCTGCCTGAGCAGCTATCGAACGGGCTCTGCTCGCTCAACCCGAAGGTGGATCGCCTCTGCATGGTTTGCGAGATGCGCGTAGCGCGCGACGGGAAGGTCTCGCGGCCGCGCTTCTTCGAGGGCGTCATGCGCTCCCACGCAAGGCTCACCTACGAAGAAGTCGCCGCCATGCTCTTCGACGGCAATGCGGGCTTGCGGCGGAAACACGCGCAGCTCCTGCCCCACCTCGAAGACCTGGACGACGTGTTCCGAGCACTCCTCGCCCAACGGCGCAAACGGGGTGCCATCGATTTCGAGATCCCGGAGGCCTACGTCGAACTGGGCGAGGATCGCCGCATCGAGGCGATCAGCACCTACGAACGCAACGATGCCCACCGGATGATCGAGGAATGCATGATCGCGGCCAACGTATCCGCTGCACGCTTCCTCGATCGTCACAAGCTCCCCACGCTGTACCGAGTGCATGACAAGCCCACGGCGGAGCGTTTCAAGGAACTCCAGACCTTCCTCGCGACGTTCGGAGTGCCCTTCCCACGGGTCAAGGACCTCCAACCCCGGCACTTCGCCCAGGTGCTCGAACGGGTCAAGGGCAAGCCCCACCATTCACTGGTCGAGACCGTGCTGCTGCGCTCCATGTCCCGCGCCGCCTATCAGCCGGACAACCTCGGGCATTTTGGCCTCGCGCTGCCGAAATACGTCCACTTCACCTCACCCATCCGGCGCTACCCGGACCTCCTCGTCCACCGCGCCATCAAGCACGCACTCTTGGGCAAGAAACCGGAGAGCTTCGCCTACACGCCCAAGGAGATGGGCCAACTCGGCCGGCACTGCTCGATGACGGAGAAGCGTGCCGACGACGCTACCCGGGAGGCCATCGCGTGGTTGAAGTGCGAGTTCATGCTCGACAAGATCGGCGATGTGTTCGACGGCGTGATCACCGGAGTGACCAACTTCGGTGTATTCGTCCAGCTCGAGGATGTGTTCGTCGAGGGCCTGGTGCACGTGACATCCCTCGAGAACGACTACTACGAATTCGACGCCTCGAGGCACCGGCTCTTGGGCGCGCGCACCAAGAAGGTCTATCAACTCGCTGCACCGCTCCGAGTCAGAGTGACGAACGTAGACATGGAGCAGCGACGCATCGATTTCGAGCCAGTGCAGCCGACGGGACGATCGCGAGCGAAGCGCTCCCCCGGCAAGAAACCTGACCGTGTGTCTCCGGGACGTCGCCGGAACAGGCGCCCGAAGAGAGCGCGCGGATGA